One genomic window of Cercospora beticola chromosome 5, complete sequence includes the following:
- a CDS encoding uncharacterized protein (SMCOG1288:ABC transporter related protein~antiSMASH:Cluster_9) has product MPNHGDLGKRARALLAWRASYAPIVSFVQLLNAAEPSRHDVFLMWAGTITAILGGMPFPILGLLYGKVVDELADCSAEAGTDSNSSEQWLSVQNKVLGMFAVALCNFTMIYAYNGCWGLFGERLTYRIRFAYMRALLRQEPAFFHSLPSGEMATRLDTDIQNIQTGTGEKVAHYISTISYFITAYAVAFSQDAALTWKLATLVPVYVLYAQYTGKLLERFSTQVANGVSSATNLASESLQNIPLVHAFSAGKKLEDLFSQRLQAVASAVTKKTVTAAGQMAFLYTATYISNALAFWQGSVHMAAARNGENGSSVGRIYTVLACVLDASLMFASLSHYLTYFIGARTSFDNLVPVMQRDTAIDGMAETTGLPLTSSKGCFELKGVSFAYPSRPDTQVLNHVSLELLAGKVTALVGLSGSGKSTIATLLNRIYDPAAGHLELDGVDLRQWNVKDLRHHISVVEQEPTLMNRSILENVAYGLAGSLKWPPGAVERLAAHMRNTGQNAEEAAGDSQILIEVVRRVRKALKQAQAYYFVERLEHGIATKVGTRGLHLSGGQRQRIAIARALARNAPVLVLDEATSALDTATEVAILQSLSQSMPGRTIILIAHRLSSIKHVDKVIVMRNGDVIEEGGYKELLDSNGHFTRMVEMQALQNHVEQKSGKDFSTIGASTAGASTTEHEAKEISEFRESSKSADLQNTPADFTGEDEGNDDLEDLPLLDSELKDSKEDADDTMQKVDAGKAPYRKVFGRIYEYTRVQRSLIYTGIATATFVGLTWSIEAVMFGQAIGALTVCGLSAERIIASGQNVGIAFLILAVLSFGTTVVSSYCFGNVSEYLLNRVRILSLRSLLQQDVEWHEDKGRTPSSLLSYISADASSLGNITGNLLGVSIGVIVSLIVGPVLAHIIAWKIAIVILAIIPILVGAGIARVSVLTKFQDKHREAFDASVGIATEAVGAINTVAAFGLEEEMLASYQRALNEPYAATVRLVIIGNCFLALGYSIPNALNGIAYWWGSKLIIAGEYDQAQFQTVLPAMLVGAVGCGQLFNLLSDVARATSSGARVFSLIDLLPKSHQRVQLDIQSHESGNSGRLRERDEDATGDLPEKSDLDVEAIPLMLINEKEVEDADKPRPIGGARVSMTDVSFAYPSRPSTVVLQDININIQPGQLAAFVGPSGSGKSTIFGLLERFYRPTTGSVVIGHEDISKSDDTTFRRNISLVPQTNMLFDANVTFNLDLGSSSESSVSQARLEEAARRANIHDTIMGLPQQYETPCGTNGKDFSGGQRQRLSLARALVRDPSLLLLDEPTSALDSESEARWQETLQELRGEATILIIAHRLHTIQMADVIFLIHDGRCEDRGTHQELMQRNERYRTNVMQQVLD; this is encoded by the exons TACAACGGATGCTGGGGCCTCTTTGGAGAACGCCTCACGTACCGCATTCGCTTCGCCTACATGCGTGCATTGCTGAGACAAGAGCCGGCCTTCTTCCACAGTCTCCCTTCCGGTGAAATGGCAACAAGATTGGACACCGACATTCAGAATATCCAAACTGGCACGGGCGAGAAGGTGGCTCATTATATTTCCACCATATCATACTTTATCACAGCATACGCAGTGGCTTTCTCCCAGGATGCCGCCTTGACATGGAAGTTGGCAACACTCGTTCCCGTCTACGTACTTTACGCGCAGTATACTGGCAAACTTCTCGAGCGCTTTTCGACACAGGTCGCGAATGGGGTCAGCTCCGCAACAAATTTGGCATCCGAAAGCCTTCAAAACATCCCTCTTGTCCACGCGTTTAGTGCCGGCAAGAAGCTTGAGGACCTATTCAGTCAACGCCTACAAGCAGTTGCGAGCGCAGTGACAAAGAAGACAGTGACTGCCGCAGGGCAGATGGCTTTCCTGTACACAGCAACGTACATCTCAAATGCGCTGGCTTTCTGGCAGGGTAGTGTGCATATGGCTGCAGCAAGAAACGGTGAAAATGGTAGCAGCGTCGGTCGGATTTATACGGTGCTGGCTTGCGTTCTGGATGCATCACTCATGTTTGCAAGCCTATCGCACTATCTAACTTACTTCATTGGAGCCAGGACTTCGTTTGACAACCTGGTTCCCGTGATGCAGCGGGATACTGCCATAGACGGGATGGCAGAAACGACTGGGTTGCCGCTCACCTCCAGCAAGGGCTGTTTCGAGCTCAAAGGGGTTTCATTCGCGTATCCTAGTCGCCCGGATACGCAAGTCCTGAACCACGTGTCTCTCGAATTGCTAGCGGGAAAGGTCACTGCGCTGGTCGGTCTCTCAGGGAGTGGTAAATCGACGATAGCCACACTCTTGAATCGTATATACGATCCGGCAGCCGGACATCTCGAGCTGGATGGTGTCGATTTGCGGCAATGGAATGTCAAGGATCTTCGACATCATATCTCGGTCGTGGAACAAGAGCCTACTCTCATGAATCGCTCAATCCTCGAGAATGTTGCATATGGCTTGGCTGGTAGCCTCAAATGGCCACCTGGTGCAGTTGAGCGACTAGCAGCACATATGCGAAATACAGGTCAaaatgcagaagaagcagcaggagaCTCTCAAATATTGATTGAAGTGGTCCGACGAGTAAGGAAGGCGCTGAAGCAGGCACAAGCCTATTATTTTGTGGAGCGCCTCGAGCATGGAATAGCTACGAAAGTCGGTACGCGAGGACTGCATCTCAGTGGAGGGCAGAGGCAGCGCATCGCTATAGCAAGAGC ACTCGCCCGCAATGCCCCAGTGCTCGTGTTAGATGAGGCAACATCCGCTCTCGATACTGCTACCGAAGTTGCAATACTGCAGAGTCTTTCGCAGTCCATGCCGGGCAGGACGATCATTTTGATCGCGCATCGATTGTCGTCCATCAAACATGTGGACAAGGTCATCGTCATGCGCAACGGAGATGTCATTGAAGAAGGTGGGTATAAGGAGCTTCTGGATAGCAATGGCCACTTTACTCGCATGGTAGAGATGCAGGCGCTGCAGAATCACGTCGAGCAAAAGTCTGGAAAGGACTTCTCCACAATCGGTGCGTCCACAGCTGGCGCATCCACCACTGAACACGAGGCAAAAGAAATTTCAGAATTCCGCGAGAGCTCCAAGTCTGCTGATCTGCAGAACACTCCTGCCGATTTTactggagaagatgaaggaaATGACGACCTGGAAGACTTGCCACTACTCGACTCCGAGCTGAAGGACAGCAAAGAGGATGCAGACGACACGATGCAGAAGGTCGATGCAGGAAAGGCTCCATATCGAAAAGTGTTTGGACGAATATATGAGTACACACGGGTGCAACGCTCGCTCATCTACACAGGTATAGCTACTGCAACTTTTGTTG GCCTCACCTGGTCAATCGAAGCAGTCATGTTTGGACAAGCCATTGGAGCCCTCACAGTCTGCGGTCTGTCCGCTGAACGCATAATCGCGAGTGGCCAGAACGTCGGGATAGCCTTCCTGATTCTGGCGGTTCTGAGCTTTGGCACCACTGTGGTCTCTTCTTATTGCTTTGGTAACGTGTCGGAGTACCTCTTGAACCGGGTTCGGATTCTGTCCCTCAGGAGTCTACTACAGCAAGACGTGGAATGGCACGAAGACAAGGGACGCACGCCAAGCAGCCTCCTGTCCTACATCAGTGCCGATGCCTCGAGCCTTGGGAATATCACGGGGAATCTCCTTGGAGTTTCGATCGGCGTTATCGTGAGCTTGATTGTTGGTCCTGTATTAGCCCACATCATTGCTTGGAAAATTGCCATTGTCATTCTTGCAATCATTCCCATCCTGGTCGGTGCTGGCATTGCTCGAGTATCGGTCCTTACAAAGTTCCAAGACAAGCACCGAGAAGCATTTGACGCATCTGTTGGGATCGCTACAGAAGCTGTGGGGGCCATCAACACAGTAGCGGCATTCGGTCTTGAAGAAGAGATGCTCGCATCGTATCAACGGGCGCTGAACGAACCCTATGCCGCAACAGTACGCCTGGTTATCATCGGAAACTGCTTTCTGGCACTCGGCTACAGCATTCCAAACGCATTGAACGGTATAGCCTACTGGTGGGGATCGAAACTGATTATTGCCGGCGAATATGATCAAGCGCAATTCCAGACTGTGCTGCCAGCTATGCTTGTTGGCGCGGTCGGCTGTGGTCAGCTTTTCAACCTGCTTTCCGATGTAGCTCGAGCAACTTCGTCTGGAGCGCGGGTATTCAGTCTCATTGATTTGCTACCCAAGAGCCATCAGCGAGTACAACTGGACATACAATCGCACGAAAGTGGCAACAGTGGCCGGCTCAGAGAACGGGACGAGGACGCTACTGGTGATCTGCCAGAAAAGTCAGATTTAGACGTTGAGGCTATCCCGCTGATGCTCATCAACgagaaagaagtcgaagacgcGGACAAGCCCCGTCCCATTGGCGGCGCTCGTGTCTCGATGACCGACGTCTCCTTCGCCTACCCAAGCAGACCATCCACTGTCGTCCTCCAAGATATCAACATCAACATTCAACCTGGTCAATTAGCTGCCTTCGTTGGCCCCTCAGGCAGCGGCAAATCCACCATATTCGGCCTCCTAGAACGCTTCTACCGACCCACCACAGGTTCTGTCGTCATTGGCCATGAAGACATCAGCAAATCTGACGATACGACCTTTCGAAGAAACATCTCTCTTGTACCGCAAACGAATATGCTGTTTGACGCAAATGTAACCTTCAATCTCGATCTAGGCTCAAGCAGCGAATCTTCAGTCAGCCAAGCAAGATTGGAAGAGGCTGCTCGCCGCGCAAATATCCACGACACAATTATGGGCCTTCCACAACAGTACGAGACACCTTGCGGCACCAACGGAAAAGACTTCAGCGGTGGGCAGAGACAAAGACTTTCGCTCGCCAGAGCCCTAGTACGAGATCCTTCACTACTTTTACTTGACGAGCCGACCTCTGCCCTCGACAGCGAATCAGAGGCACGATGGCAAGAGACGTTGCAGGAGCTCCGAGGCGAAGCCACTATTTTGATCATTGCACATCGGCTGCATACCATTCAGATGGCAGATGTCATCTTCCTGATACATGATGGGCGTTGCGAGGACCGAGGGACACATCAAGAGCTGATGCAGCGGAATGAGAGGTACAGAACGAACGTGATGCAGCAAGTATTGGATTGA